A single region of the Actinoplanes sp. SE50/110 genome encodes:
- a CDS encoding PQQ-binding-like beta-propeller repeat protein, whose protein sequence is MPAPGDGSEDTAAHGHEQDQDQLPDPLVYATGTAAAATPTPTPPTAPHEPPVRTDTRMDDPLPPRPASTEDPSIRYTAPVDPWADSAAHPAEAAQMAQAAQVAEAAQMAQAAHVAEAAQMAEAAPPVRAGHDAEPPTTVTPPVAPSSPAGPPAGGTSGSTYAAHQPRAGTTSYKKGFWVLGGAAVAAAVALGIAATILLGPGFRALDYHELDRVAHFPPVAAISSTWAATQVRGDRAYFASVDEQGTAGVVAADTGTRKELWRSTEAGTAHSWHSMTALPDAVALVADPDYSTSQSTGRLVVLDGRTGHKRWEHAFGSSDTMLFRAGILLLVDRTDGNLIGLDLTTGTERWRDANPDGSANSTVLDVTTPDGLTGPATNDGFPVADDAGDGRIVQVAGDRSARIVDLATGKVGKTRSNVAYSSDKMVAHHGRLFVEESATDRLVAYDLKNFDTAEPAVLHTARNGAEVTDLTPCGDDRICFVETAGYQRDKAEAVAYDLTAHKETWRRPAPQAETLVPVGDAVLVTTGKSTTLLGADGKAQWTDEPGDAVRLDAGNVLRFSDTLSPSVDDRILTGVHLGDQPALIGRLRDVRSSTCSWNRSVIACAGDKDYLIARFAG, encoded by the coding sequence ATGCCAGCTCCCGGTGACGGCTCCGAGGACACCGCCGCGCACGGCCACGAGCAAGATCAAGATCAACTTCCCGATCCGCTTGTGTACGCCACGGGCACCGCCGCCGCGGCCACCCCCACGCCGACTCCGCCGACCGCTCCGCACGAGCCGCCCGTCCGCACCGACACCCGGATGGACGACCCGCTGCCGCCGCGCCCCGCCTCGACCGAGGATCCGTCGATCCGCTACACCGCCCCGGTCGACCCGTGGGCCGACAGCGCGGCCCACCCCGCCGAGGCGGCGCAGATGGCACAGGCGGCGCAGGTGGCCGAAGCCGCGCAGATGGCACAGGCGGCGCACGTGGCCGAGGCCGCGCAGATGGCCGAGGCGGCGCCGCCGGTCCGGGCGGGGCACGACGCCGAGCCGCCGACCACGGTCACCCCGCCGGTCGCACCGAGCTCCCCGGCCGGTCCGCCCGCCGGGGGCACGAGCGGATCGACGTACGCCGCTCATCAGCCGCGAGCGGGCACCACCTCGTACAAGAAAGGGTTCTGGGTCCTGGGCGGCGCCGCGGTGGCCGCCGCCGTGGCCCTCGGGATCGCCGCGACCATCCTGCTGGGGCCCGGTTTCCGGGCCCTGGACTACCACGAGCTCGACCGGGTCGCGCACTTCCCGCCGGTCGCCGCGATCTCCTCCACCTGGGCGGCCACCCAGGTGCGCGGCGACCGCGCCTACTTCGCGAGCGTCGACGAGCAGGGCACCGCCGGAGTCGTCGCCGCCGACACCGGCACCCGCAAGGAGCTGTGGCGCAGCACCGAGGCGGGCACCGCGCACAGCTGGCACTCGATGACCGCGCTGCCCGACGCGGTGGCGCTGGTCGCAGACCCGGATTACAGCACCAGCCAGAGCACCGGCCGGCTCGTCGTCCTCGACGGCCGCACCGGGCACAAACGCTGGGAACACGCGTTCGGCAGCAGCGACACGATGCTGTTCCGGGCCGGCATCCTGCTGCTCGTCGACCGGACCGACGGCAACCTGATCGGCCTGGACCTGACCACCGGCACGGAACGCTGGCGGGACGCGAACCCGGACGGCTCGGCGAACAGCACCGTGCTGGACGTCACCACCCCGGACGGCCTGACCGGACCGGCCACCAACGACGGCTTCCCGGTCGCCGACGACGCCGGCGACGGCCGGATCGTGCAGGTGGCCGGCGACCGGTCGGCCCGGATCGTCGACCTCGCCACCGGCAAGGTGGGCAAGACCCGGAGCAACGTCGCGTACAGCAGCGACAAGATGGTGGCGCACCACGGGCGGTTGTTCGTCGAAGAGTCCGCCACCGACCGGCTCGTCGCGTACGACCTGAAGAACTTCGACACCGCCGAACCCGCCGTGCTGCACACCGCACGCAACGGCGCCGAGGTCACCGACCTGACGCCGTGCGGCGACGACCGGATCTGCTTCGTCGAAACCGCCGGCTACCAGCGGGACAAGGCCGAGGCCGTGGCGTACGACCTGACCGCCCACAAGGAGACCTGGCGCCGGCCGGCCCCGCAGGCCGAGACCCTCGTCCCGGTCGGTGACGCGGTGCTGGTCACCACCGGCAAATCCACGACGCTGCTCGGCGCCGACGGCAAGGCGCAGTGGACCGACGAGCCGGGAGACGCGGTCCGCCTCGACGCCGGCAACGTGCTGCGCTTCTCCGACACGCTGTCGCCGTCGGTCGACGACCGGATCCTGACCGGGGTGCACCTCGGCGACCAGCCGGCCCTGATCGGCCGGCTGCGCGACGTGCGCAGCTCCACCTGCTCGTGGAACCGATCGGTGATCGCCTGCGCCGGCGACAAGGACTACCTGATCGCCCGCTTCGCCGGCTGA
- a CDS encoding ABC transporter ATP-binding protein, whose protein sequence is MATVTYEKASRIYPGSERPAVNELNLEIGDGEFLVLVGPSGCGKSTSLRMLAGLEDVDRGRILINDKDVTHLPPKSRDIAMVFQNYALYPHMTVYENMAFALKLRKTPKSEIDRAVKEAAALLQLEEYLTRKPKALSGGQRQRVAMGRAIVRQPQVFLMDEPLSNLDAKLRVQTRSQIATLQAKLGVTTVYVTHDQVEAMTMGHRVAVMLDGVLQQVDTPRALYDTPGNVFVAGFMGSPAMNIKTVPLTEAGASFGALTIPLTREQVAAAQSGDGKVTVGFRPEAADIVTEQVGALPIVVDLVEDLGSDANVYGHADLAGGSERFVVRTERRTMPHMGETVYIKPQTNSLHVFHAGSGARI, encoded by the coding sequence ATGGCTACCGTCACGTACGAGAAGGCCTCCCGGATCTACCCGGGTTCTGAGCGCCCCGCGGTCAACGAGCTGAACCTCGAGATCGGCGACGGCGAGTTCCTCGTCCTGGTCGGCCCCTCCGGTTGTGGCAAGTCCACCAGCCTGCGCATGCTCGCCGGTCTGGAGGATGTGGACCGCGGCCGCATCCTGATCAACGACAAGGACGTCACGCACCTGCCGCCGAAGTCCCGCGACATCGCGATGGTGTTCCAGAACTACGCGCTCTACCCGCACATGACGGTGTACGAGAACATGGCGTTCGCCCTGAAGCTGCGCAAGACCCCGAAGTCGGAGATCGACCGGGCGGTCAAGGAGGCCGCGGCCCTCCTGCAGCTGGAGGAGTACCTGACCCGCAAGCCGAAGGCGCTCTCCGGTGGTCAGCGTCAGCGTGTCGCGATGGGCCGCGCGATCGTGCGTCAGCCGCAGGTGTTCCTCATGGACGAGCCGCTGTCGAACCTCGACGCCAAGCTCCGCGTCCAGACCCGTTCGCAGATCGCGACCCTGCAGGCGAAGCTCGGCGTCACCACCGTGTACGTCACCCACGACCAGGTCGAGGCCATGACCATGGGGCACCGGGTGGCGGTCATGCTGGACGGCGTGCTGCAGCAGGTGGACACCCCGCGGGCGCTGTACGACACCCCCGGCAACGTCTTCGTGGCCGGCTTCATGGGCTCCCCGGCGATGAACATCAAGACCGTGCCGCTGACCGAGGCGGGCGCCAGCTTCGGCGCGCTGACCATCCCGCTGACCCGCGAGCAGGTCGCCGCGGCGCAGAGCGGCGACGGCAAGGTGACCGTCGGCTTCCGCCCGGAGGCCGCCGACATCGTCACCGAGCAGGTCGGCGCGCTGCCGATCGTCGTCGACCTGGTCGAGGACCTGGGCTCGGACGCGAACGTCTACGGTCACGCCGACCTGGCCGGCGGCTCGGAGCGTTTCGTGGTCCGCACCGAGCGTCGCACCATGCCGCACATGGGCGAGACGGTCTACATCAAGCCGCAGACCAACTCCCTGCACGTGTTCCACGCCGGCAGCGGCGCCCGTATCTGA
- a CDS encoding VCBS repeat-containing protein, whose translation MSTKRQAAHLLLAGLTATTVWSTVLTAPVYAAGSTTAAAASVVADPTNLATDEDKVKAAGAIGVNPGIDMFVLNDQAFVFAIYQRDEAGPAVKAEALRVYLSSDSHAAYDFIVRGIFVAAGDDAQAKIAETAARARRSSVAVTVGLDSSEIALIEKNDRDFIFAVWQRVTAGSHVWTAARDAIADGTGQAEWDTFLNTGAAAAADLDIREAIAKADAEQAAKLRAKQLADAKTSLLQLLLLPVTDEEVNAPNRQYVLFVHNNAKGSEVSLASQVALNAPDDQLDKALSDFIFTGGAAANKRDEDAAAAKELAGYKTRVTAIRDAAKADAWQPNLAAAADAALNTGTVVSLQTFLLKGQDVARQQDNEYAATFVRDFNGDGKRDIAGIDANGDLKVYVGDGAGKLAEGGAMWPVGGSWKNHKFITSADFNGDQKTDVVAIDARGDLKLYTGNGAGKVAEGGAMWPTGGAFTNYKAIIAGDFNGDRKTDIAGIDAAGAMRLYLGDGAGKVTDGGTMGGSWGGFKAVVAGDFNGDRKTDIAGIDANSDMKLYPGDGAGKITAGTAMWALGGKWAGFKAIVAGDFNGDKKTDIAGIDANSDMRLYVGDGAGKLSGGTAMWATGGKWAGFKRIG comes from the coding sequence GTGTCCACCAAACGTCAGGCCGCACATCTGCTGCTGGCCGGTCTCACCGCCACCACCGTCTGGTCCACCGTGCTGACCGCCCCGGTGTACGCCGCCGGCAGCACCACCGCCGCCGCCGCGAGTGTGGTGGCCGATCCGACGAACCTCGCCACCGACGAGGACAAGGTCAAGGCCGCCGGCGCCATCGGCGTCAACCCCGGGATCGACATGTTCGTCCTGAACGACCAGGCGTTCGTCTTCGCCATCTACCAGCGGGACGAGGCCGGGCCGGCCGTGAAGGCCGAGGCGCTGCGCGTCTACCTGTCGTCCGATTCACACGCCGCCTACGACTTCATCGTCCGCGGCATCTTCGTCGCGGCCGGCGACGACGCCCAGGCCAAGATCGCCGAGACGGCCGCGCGGGCCCGCCGGAGCTCGGTGGCGGTCACCGTCGGACTGGACTCGTCCGAGATCGCGCTGATCGAGAAGAACGACCGCGACTTCATCTTCGCGGTGTGGCAGCGGGTCACCGCCGGCAGCCACGTCTGGACCGCGGCCCGCGACGCGATCGCCGACGGCACCGGCCAGGCCGAGTGGGACACCTTCCTGAACACCGGGGCCGCGGCCGCCGCCGACCTGGACATCCGGGAGGCGATCGCGAAGGCCGACGCCGAGCAGGCCGCGAAGCTGCGGGCCAAGCAGCTGGCCGACGCCAAGACGTCGCTGCTGCAGCTGTTGCTGCTGCCGGTGACCGACGAGGAGGTCAACGCCCCGAACCGGCAGTACGTGCTGTTCGTGCACAACAACGCCAAGGGTTCCGAGGTCTCGCTGGCCTCCCAGGTCGCCCTCAACGCCCCCGACGACCAGCTCGACAAGGCGCTGAGCGACTTCATCTTCACCGGTGGCGCGGCCGCCAACAAGCGGGACGAGGACGCGGCCGCCGCCAAGGAACTCGCCGGTTACAAGACCCGCGTCACCGCCATCCGCGACGCCGCCAAGGCCGACGCCTGGCAGCCGAACCTGGCCGCCGCCGCCGACGCGGCACTGAACACCGGGACCGTGGTGTCCCTGCAGACGTTCCTGCTCAAGGGCCAGGACGTGGCGCGCCAGCAGGACAACGAGTACGCGGCGACGTTCGTCCGGGACTTCAACGGGGACGGCAAGCGCGACATCGCCGGGATCGACGCCAACGGCGACCTGAAGGTGTACGTCGGTGACGGCGCCGGCAAGCTGGCCGAGGGCGGCGCGATGTGGCCGGTCGGCGGTTCCTGGAAGAATCACAAGTTCATCACCTCGGCGGACTTCAACGGCGACCAGAAGACCGACGTCGTCGCCATCGACGCCCGCGGCGACCTGAAGCTGTACACCGGCAACGGGGCCGGCAAGGTGGCCGAGGGCGGCGCGATGTGGCCGACCGGCGGCGCCTTCACCAACTACAAGGCGATCATCGCGGGTGACTTCAACGGCGACCGCAAGACCGACATCGCCGGGATCGACGCGGCCGGCGCGATGCGGCTGTACCTGGGTGACGGTGCCGGGAAGGTGACCGACGGCGGCACCATGGGCGGCAGCTGGGGCGGCTTCAAGGCCGTCGTCGCGGGCGACTTCAACGGCGACCGCAAGACCGACATCGCCGGCATCGACGCGAACAGCGACATGAAGCTCTACCCCGGTGACGGCGCTGGCAAGATTACCGCGGGCACCGCGATGTGGGCGCTCGGCGGCAAGTGGGCCGGTTTCAAGGCCATCGTCGCGGGCGACTTCAACGGCGACAAGAAGACCGACATCGCCGGCATCGACGCGAACAGCGACATGCGGCTGTACGTCGGTGACGGCGCCGGCAAGCTCTCCGGCGGCACCGCGATGTGGGCCACCGGCGGCAAGTGGGCCGGCTTCAAGCGCATCGGCTGA
- a CDS encoding polymorphic toxin-type HINT domain-containing protein, whose product MGVASVLVTPQIAVATPYVRAPLAAAPQELTVQQALERLLGGQERASSPANDPVDDAELDRMLVQDLADYDADPEVRAAAAAALATGDAAKIRDFLDNGLPVYRKDAEQHKKDEAERNRAQIDEWLETGGPLVRKNGQAALDSGSDAKIADFVATGHAAAELADQQDVLSAAQKAQMIQARVEQMVAQGGYEVQELGQAALDSEDPAIIEDFYLNGYQLAAQQDAAAQQQITDALAARAKAVADLTDLAQRAAQAADAQQKIIQASVTATTALTDVSATMGLANRNAKQADAVYAADLPLRTAGKPTHTADLTSLRTVACQDAANAAHSADQATAQAGVAATAAATLEKTGLTHGITWSEVTQAQSDAAAAGRLAAETACHAAEATEAAGKALDADHSATVDANNAVKYRQAAEREQAAAEKLADKAEKLAAAAQAAAADAKAQRLRAESDAASARQHADNAAAYYEDARQKRAVARAAAAAAIQHSLNAYDAAKRAIDQQNIVVAKGAVAKQKQDEALAAGARFKDKADRAQALITKASKDNENTKSKEFEAQAAEARQLAAETACKNPQTANGCPGTADMQKIRADAAQMRTVANQAKTASDASKAASDTAAGESSAAAAEARAAAAAASAAAADARAAAAQAQQARQDAADANAAASRAIKDANKANADARTAVQTARTAINKATAARADADLTAKSAQDAARQSAIATFESRVSGRAALDARTSASGIADPAMAAIDVAAAYGATDNDAALAADVAGNAMLIGDDQAAAAQRHADDAAAAAMHAQQMADLAAAQVKPAYVAAQKAAAAANRAVKASQVAVAAATQAAKEARGALKAAADAADAAQDAAGWADGAADMAAQAGSDAGAAQQAANNAAGFAKKAKQASDNASALSKKITGVSDTISSISEAMWSVAQSMGTMAHTLQDIAWQAYNAEQAAAEKKLNDWIDDKAKWLNDHIGGSDVTKGFIDGAAGMVKGIIQTSNCVTGTFLGTDAATDEYTVPDVSYLPNSDKSCKMLVKGVKDLLSDPKQLLHWDDWKKNWKYALGETLFDATFFLVTDGTGLITKIAESGIAATAKQAIKDIAKLSAKDMAAGVVKFGTEKLVNAIKELGATATARIIELGESLGEKLKITFNPDELKAMSNAIGLKGIDAVEGALRDLKDSPLIKGLEDFAEECFEGKNSFAPGTLVLLADGRTEPISEIGIGDRVLATDPITGATRAEPVTALHRNYDTALVDLAVADRAGHRSVVHTTEEHPFWDATTRSWTDAAALKPGDRLRGLAGANARVASVRSFTGGRIMHNLTVAELHTYYILVGGAPVLVHNCADLIADDGKFQGQAHTLDEHVDPDLAASQKLAIEKTAKLGYEVKNSVFTDLQTAQSVVDYAIAFNKDRIGKWLSNKDAPQELAWQGKFGAKNSLGVATDVRGLQTACGNGFRIVLKKAPGHKSGFYVFTAFPI is encoded by the coding sequence GTGGGAGTGGCGAGTGTCCTCGTCACACCGCAGATCGCGGTGGCGACGCCGTACGTGCGGGCGCCGCTCGCGGCCGCACCGCAGGAGTTGACGGTGCAGCAGGCGCTGGAGCGTCTGCTGGGCGGTCAGGAGCGGGCGTCGTCGCCCGCGAACGATCCGGTCGACGACGCCGAGCTGGACCGGATGCTGGTCCAGGATCTGGCGGACTACGACGCGGATCCCGAGGTGCGGGCGGCGGCGGCCGCGGCGCTGGCCACCGGCGACGCGGCGAAGATCCGGGACTTCCTGGACAACGGCCTGCCGGTCTATCGCAAGGACGCCGAGCAGCATAAGAAGGACGAGGCGGAGCGGAACCGGGCGCAGATCGACGAGTGGCTCGAGACCGGTGGCCCGCTCGTGCGCAAGAACGGGCAGGCCGCGCTGGACTCGGGCAGCGATGCCAAGATCGCTGACTTCGTGGCCACCGGGCACGCGGCGGCCGAGCTGGCCGACCAGCAGGATGTGCTGAGCGCCGCGCAGAAGGCGCAGATGATCCAGGCCCGGGTCGAGCAGATGGTCGCGCAGGGCGGCTACGAGGTGCAGGAGCTCGGCCAGGCGGCACTGGACAGCGAAGATCCGGCGATCATCGAGGACTTCTACCTCAACGGTTACCAGCTGGCCGCGCAGCAGGACGCGGCCGCACAACAGCAGATCACCGATGCCCTGGCCGCCCGCGCGAAGGCGGTCGCGGACCTGACCGATCTGGCGCAGCGGGCCGCGCAGGCCGCGGACGCGCAGCAGAAGATCATCCAGGCGAGCGTCACCGCGACGACCGCCCTGACCGACGTGTCCGCCACGATGGGCCTGGCGAACCGGAACGCCAAGCAGGCCGACGCGGTCTACGCCGCCGACCTGCCGCTGCGTACCGCGGGCAAGCCCACCCACACCGCGGACCTGACCAGCCTGCGCACCGTCGCGTGCCAGGACGCGGCCAACGCCGCGCACAGCGCCGACCAGGCCACCGCGCAGGCCGGTGTCGCGGCCACCGCCGCGGCCACGCTGGAGAAGACCGGCCTGACCCACGGCATCACCTGGTCCGAGGTGACCCAGGCGCAGTCGGACGCGGCGGCCGCGGGCCGGTTGGCCGCCGAGACCGCGTGTCATGCGGCCGAGGCGACCGAGGCGGCCGGCAAGGCCCTGGACGCCGACCACAGCGCGACCGTCGACGCGAACAACGCGGTGAAGTACCGGCAGGCCGCGGAGCGCGAGCAGGCCGCCGCGGAGAAGCTGGCCGACAAGGCGGAGAAGCTCGCCGCCGCCGCGCAGGCCGCCGCCGCGGACGCCAAGGCGCAGCGGCTGCGGGCCGAGAGTGACGCGGCCAGCGCGCGACAGCATGCCGACAATGCCGCCGCGTACTACGAGGACGCCCGGCAGAAGCGCGCGGTCGCCCGAGCGGCCGCCGCGGCCGCGATCCAGCATTCGCTGAACGCGTACGACGCGGCGAAGCGGGCGATCGACCAGCAGAACATCGTCGTCGCCAAGGGCGCCGTCGCCAAGCAGAAGCAGGACGAGGCGCTGGCCGCCGGTGCCCGCTTCAAGGACAAGGCGGATCGCGCGCAGGCGCTGATCACGAAGGCCTCGAAGGACAACGAGAACACCAAGTCCAAGGAGTTCGAGGCGCAGGCGGCCGAGGCCCGCCAGCTCGCCGCGGAGACGGCCTGCAAGAACCCGCAGACGGCCAACGGCTGTCCGGGGACCGCCGACATGCAGAAGATCCGCGCCGACGCGGCTCAGATGCGGACCGTGGCGAACCAGGCCAAGACCGCATCGGACGCGTCGAAAGCGGCTTCGGACACGGCGGCGGGGGAGTCGTCGGCGGCCGCGGCGGAGGCCCGGGCCGCGGCGGCCGCGGCGTCGGCCGCCGCCGCCGACGCGCGCGCGGCAGCCGCCCAGGCCCAGCAGGCCAGGCAGGACGCGGCGGACGCGAACGCGGCCGCGTCCCGGGCGATCAAGGACGCGAACAAGGCGAACGCCGACGCGCGGACGGCGGTGCAGACCGCCCGGACCGCGATCAACAAGGCGACCGCCGCGCGGGCCGACGCCGACCTGACCGCCAAGTCGGCGCAGGACGCGGCGCGCCAGTCCGCGATCGCGACGTTCGAGTCGCGGGTGTCCGGCCGGGCCGCGCTCGACGCCCGCACCTCGGCGTCCGGGATCGCCGATCCCGCGATGGCCGCGATCGACGTGGCCGCCGCCTACGGTGCGACCGACAACGACGCCGCGCTGGCCGCGGACGTCGCCGGCAACGCGATGCTGATCGGCGACGACCAGGCCGCCGCGGCGCAGCGGCACGCCGACGACGCGGCGGCCGCCGCGATGCACGCGCAGCAGATGGCCGACCTGGCGGCGGCGCAGGTCAAACCGGCGTACGTGGCGGCGCAGAAGGCGGCCGCGGCGGCCAACCGCGCTGTCAAGGCGAGCCAGGTCGCGGTCGCGGCCGCGACCCAGGCCGCCAAGGAGGCGCGGGGCGCCCTGAAAGCCGCCGCGGACGCCGCCGACGCCGCACAGGACGCGGCCGGTTGGGCGGACGGCGCGGCGGACATGGCGGCGCAGGCCGGCAGTGACGCCGGTGCGGCGCAGCAGGCGGCGAACAACGCGGCCGGTTTCGCGAAGAAGGCGAAGCAGGCCTCGGACAACGCGAGCGCGCTGTCCAAGAAGATCACCGGGGTCAGCGACACGATCTCGTCGATCTCCGAAGCGATGTGGAGCGTCGCCCAGTCGATGGGCACGATGGCGCACACGCTGCAGGACATCGCCTGGCAGGCGTACAACGCCGAGCAGGCGGCGGCAGAGAAGAAGCTCAACGACTGGATCGACGACAAGGCGAAGTGGCTCAACGACCACATCGGCGGGTCGGACGTCACGAAGGGCTTCATCGACGGCGCGGCCGGCATGGTCAAGGGGATCATCCAGACCAGCAACTGCGTGACCGGCACGTTCCTGGGCACCGACGCGGCCACCGACGAGTACACGGTGCCCGACGTCAGCTACCTGCCGAACTCGGACAAGTCCTGCAAGATGCTGGTCAAGGGCGTCAAGGACCTGCTCAGCGACCCGAAGCAGCTGCTGCATTGGGACGACTGGAAGAAGAACTGGAAGTACGCGCTCGGCGAGACCCTGTTCGACGCGACGTTCTTCCTGGTCACCGACGGCACCGGGCTGATCACCAAGATCGCCGAGAGTGGCATCGCGGCGACGGCCAAGCAGGCGATCAAGGACATCGCCAAGCTGTCGGCCAAGGACATGGCGGCCGGCGTCGTCAAGTTCGGCACCGAGAAGCTGGTCAACGCGATCAAGGAACTCGGCGCCACCGCCACCGCCCGGATCATCGAGCTCGGCGAGTCCCTCGGTGAGAAGCTCAAGATCACCTTCAACCCGGACGAGCTGAAGGCGATGTCGAACGCCATCGGCCTCAAGGGCATCGACGCCGTCGAGGGCGCGCTTCGCGACCTCAAGGACTCGCCGCTCATCAAGGGCCTGGAGGATTTCGCCGAGGAGTGCTTCGAGGGCAAGAACAGCTTCGCTCCCGGCACGCTCGTCCTGCTCGCCGACGGCCGTACCGAGCCGATCTCGGAGATCGGCATCGGCGACCGGGTGCTGGCCACCGACCCGATCACCGGGGCCACCCGGGCCGAGCCGGTGACCGCGCTGCACCGCAATTACGACACCGCGCTCGTCGACCTCGCCGTCGCCGACCGGGCCGGGCACCGCAGCGTCGTGCACACCACCGAGGAGCACCCGTTCTGGGACGCCACCACTCGATCCTGGACCGACGCCGCGGCCCTCAAGCCGGGCGACCGGCTGCGCGGGCTCGCCGGGGCGAACGCCCGGGTCGCGTCCGTCCGCTCATTCACCGGCGGCCGGATCATGCACAACCTCACGGTGGCCGAGCTGCACACGTACTACATCCTGGTGGGCGGCGCGCCGGTGCTCGTGCACAACTGCGCCGACCTGATCGCCGACGACGGCAAGTTCCAAGGCCAGGCGCATACCCTGGACGAGCACGTCGACCCCGACCTGGCGGCTTCCCAGAAGCTGGCCATCGAGAAGACCGCGAAGCTCGGCTACGAGGTCAAGAACAGTGTCTTCACCGACCTGCAGACCGCGCAGTCGGTCGTCGACTATGCGATCGCCTTCAACAAGGACCGGATCGGGAAGTGGCTCAGCAACAAGGACGCACCTCAGGAGCTTGCCTGGCAGGGGAAATTCGGCGCCAAGAATTCGCTGGGTGTCGCGACGGATGTCCGGGGCCTGCAGACAGCGTGCGGAAACGGCTTCAGGATCGTCCTCAAGAAGGCGCCGGGGCATAAGAGCGGCTTCTACGTCTTCACCGCGTTTCCGATCTGA